A region of the Nitrospirota bacterium genome:
GATCGGCAACGCGATCAAGTTTGCCGGAGACGCTCCGCAGCCGGTGGTCCGGGTGGCCTGCGAGCGGAAGGGAGCGAAGGCGCACATCTCGGTCAGCGACAACGGTCCTGGAATCCCGCCGGCGCAGCAGGAGAAGGTGTTTCAGCCGTTCGTCCGTCTGCAGCCGGACAGGACCAGGGGGAGCGGGATCGGCCTGACCATTGTCAAGCGCATCGTCGAATGGTATGGAGGACGGGTCTGGATCGAGTCGGACGGGCGGTCTGGCTGCACGGTGACGTTTACGATCCCCATGCTAGGCGAATTCTTCGTCAAATCCCCACAGGAACGGACGTGCGGGACCGGTGAGACGATGGGGGAGAACCGCGATGCCTGACCAGGCACTGGACTCCGTCACCAGTCGCCAAAAGGCGAAGACGTTTACGATCTTGCTCGTCGAGGACAGCGCCTCGGACACGGAATTGCTGCTGAACGCGATCGAGGAGGCCGATCTGAAGGCTATCAAGGGCGACATTGACTTCGAGGTGCGGTCGAGCGCCGAGGGAGCCCTACAGGCCTTGGCCGAGCGGCCGATCGATCTGGTCCTGACCGACATGATGCTGCCCGGGATAGACGGGCTGGACCTGGTCGCCAAGATTCAGGAGATCGACCGCAACTTGCCGGTCTTGGTCGTGACCCGCGTCAACGAAGTGCCGGCCGCTGTGGATGCGCTCCGACGCGGGGCGTACGATTACGTCTTGAAGCCGGTCAACCCCGATGACCTGGGTATGCGCCTGCACCGGGCCATCCGGATCTCGGAAATCCTTCGCCGCAATACCCTCTACGAGCGGGTGATGCAGCAGGAGTTGACCGAAAATGGATTGGTCGGGGTGAGCGAGGCCCATCGGCAAATCTTGAGCCGGGTGCGGGAGGCCGTGCAGGGCCGCGCCCCGGTGCTGATCGTCGGAGAGACAGGCACCGGGAAAGGGCTGATCGCCCGGATGATCCACGCCGAGAGCGAGGAACGGGACAAGCCGTACCAGGTGATTGATTGCACGACGTTACCGGAAGGAATGGCGGAGAGCGAGCTGTTCGGGCACGTGCGCGGAGCCTTCACCGGCGCGATCGCGGACAAGCCGGGGCTCATCGAATTGGCCAACGGAGGCACGGCTTTCCTGGACGAAATCGGGGATTTGCCGCTGCCCTTGCAGGCCAAGCTGTTGCGGGTCCTGGAGGACAACGAGGTGCGCCCGGTCGGAGGGACCAGGATCAAGCGGGTGGACATGCGGTTCATTGCGGCGACCAATCAGGACCTCGAAGAGAAGATCAAGACCGGCGCGTTCCGCAAGGACCTCTTCTACCGGCTCGCGGGCATCGTGATTCGGGTCCCGCCGCTGCGGGAGCGTCCCGAAGATATCCCGGTCATTGCCCGCCATCTCGTGGGCCAATTCGGACGGGAATTGGGGAAGCCCGACTGCGCGCTGGAACCAGCCGCCTTGACGGAGCTCTCCACCTATTCCTGGCCTGGCAACGTCCGCGAGCTGCGCAACGTCGTCGAACGAGCCGTGATGCTGGCGTCTGGAGATCGAATTGGCCGCTCCGATGTCAAGGTTCTCCTTCCTGAGTCCAGGAAGGCCCAGAGCGCAATGGATTTTTCGGGTTACGTCTCGGACACCTATGAGCAGGGGAGGAAGAAGATCCTGGCCGAGTTCACCAACGCCTTCCTGAAAGCCAAGCTGGCGCTATACGCCGGCAACGTGGGCAAGGCGGCTGAGCATAGCGGGATGACCCGCCAGCACTTCTCCTTCCTGATGAAGCGGTTTCTCGACTGACTGAGCCGCAGAAGAGCAGCCTCCGCTGACGGTTTCACTTCGGTAACGCTTCTCTATCCCCTTACTGATCCAGCTCCAGCCATTTCCTTTCCCGACTCTCTCGAAGGTTTCGACCTGGTAACCCAAAAGGTCGATGCGGCGCTTCCGGCCCCAGGTTTCCTCGCTTTTCGTCGTAATTCCTTTGCGTCACGCCCTGAATATGACAGGAA
Encoded here:
- a CDS encoding sigma-54 dependent transcriptional regulator — translated: MPDQALDSVTSRQKAKTFTILLVEDSASDTELLLNAIEEADLKAIKGDIDFEVRSSAEGALQALAERPIDLVLTDMMLPGIDGLDLVAKIQEIDRNLPVLVVTRVNEVPAAVDALRRGAYDYVLKPVNPDDLGMRLHRAIRISEILRRNTLYERVMQQELTENGLVGVSEAHRQILSRVREAVQGRAPVLIVGETGTGKGLIARMIHAESEERDKPYQVIDCTTLPEGMAESELFGHVRGAFTGAIADKPGLIELANGGTAFLDEIGDLPLPLQAKLLRVLEDNEVRPVGGTRIKRVDMRFIAATNQDLEEKIKTGAFRKDLFYRLAGIVIRVPPLRERPEDIPVIARHLVGQFGRELGKPDCALEPAALTELSTYSWPGNVRELRNVVERAVMLASGDRIGRSDVKVLLPESRKAQSAMDFSGYVSDTYEQGRKKILAEFTNAFLKAKLALYAGNVGKAAEHSGMTRQHFSFLMKRFLD